Proteins encoded together in one Candidatus Latescibacter sp. window:
- a CDS encoding glycosyl hydrolase → MNLKEFVDPPRQYRPSPFWSWNDVMEPSEIENRIREMKKKGFGGFFMHARKGLRTRYLSDDWMRAIRRGVEVARELEMEAWLYDEDRWPSGFAGGNTTEGKDENLAMALTWTGEASTLESDVLEKAAAFTRKNAENGLVLLRERPADLTGVGVFYERRYTRGHGRFNGEGYVDLLNPDTVKDFIENTYEKYSKLFRYDFGKYMPGIFTDEPNVNRVIKLRPNDDQSAFSFPWTSGFAEYFEKIHGYSPLDHLHRLVDGSEEGFKFRHDFWRTVNERFIEAFTVSLANWCKEHEVLFTGHYLFEDDFYSMTVSGGSVMAHYEYMDIPGIDHLGRNIRNPWTAKQLSSAANQLGKKRAVCEIFGAAGQSMTFEDMKWIADFNLALGVTFLCPHLTAFSLKGERKHDFPPTFSYHQPYWDHFRAACDYLARVSWAVSRGKSTAPVLVLHPLLSAYGVLDINIPDGGVKLQAVESSFRGLVRELLAEHIEFDLGDERILIAHGKASGGRLSVGESQYRCVVLPLAYTWLSSTLDLLESFTGTVIILGDIPARVSGAESERLRLFAGRPNVSILQDLPADAVNLVVEKIGRDVSVTRPDGAQAQNVLVNHRTEAAAHIIFLANTDRTSPQDITVDLNALGGTVEMDPLTGRAYRYASKLESGRTIIKTSLPAAGSRIFLVDQTQTSVEGAEIPQPPEEVITIEGPYAFQRLHDNILTLDRCTLEIDGKVLLKNQPVWKARKSIWQATGISEYDDYQPWVLEMKNVRTRTNKTVFTFTFTVQNIPERLELAMESADRFTVEVNGKQVETSAGKWHIDRAISGFAIAEQVVQGVNTIRAVTDFLWDTEIENIYLVGDFAVGQEEEGFPVTREPDTLSLGSWVEKGYPFYSGTMIYKMEFDLSDIEQYRHELDLSGARGSTFYITVNGVEIGSVPFSPWRGEVTSALKKGLNTVEVEVVGTLRNTLGPLHHTGGDSLDWTGPREFEDEERWTDSYQFAPYGFIEPPKLIKIG, encoded by the coding sequence ATGAACCTGAAAGAATTCGTTGATCCGCCGAGACAATACCGTCCTTCTCCCTTCTGGTCATGGAACGATGTCATGGAGCCTTCGGAAATCGAAAACCGTATCCGTGAAATGAAGAAAAAAGGCTTCGGCGGGTTCTTCATGCATGCCCGCAAAGGGCTTCGGACACGCTACCTGAGCGACGATTGGATGCGGGCCATACGGCGGGGGGTAGAAGTCGCCCGTGAGCTTGAGATGGAGGCCTGGCTTTATGATGAGGACCGATGGCCGAGCGGTTTCGCCGGGGGAAACACCACGGAAGGGAAGGATGAGAACCTGGCGATGGCGCTCACCTGGACCGGGGAAGCTTCCACACTCGAAAGCGATGTCCTGGAAAAGGCGGCGGCGTTTACACGAAAAAATGCAGAAAACGGCCTCGTGCTTCTCCGCGAGAGGCCGGCGGACCTGACCGGAGTCGGCGTCTTTTACGAGCGCCGCTATACCCGCGGGCATGGGAGATTCAACGGCGAGGGGTATGTCGATCTCCTCAATCCCGATACGGTGAAGGATTTCATCGAAAACACCTATGAAAAGTATTCAAAGCTCTTCCGTTATGATTTCGGGAAATACATGCCCGGCATTTTCACCGATGAACCGAATGTGAACCGGGTGATCAAGCTCCGCCCGAACGATGACCAGTCCGCATTCTCTTTTCCCTGGACTTCCGGATTCGCCGAGTATTTCGAAAAAATCCACGGGTATTCGCCCCTTGATCACCTTCACCGCCTTGTGGACGGCTCCGAAGAGGGATTCAAGTTCCGCCACGATTTCTGGCGAACGGTGAACGAGCGGTTCATCGAGGCGTTCACCGTTTCTCTGGCGAACTGGTGTAAGGAACACGAGGTGCTGTTTACCGGGCACTATCTTTTCGAGGATGATTTTTACAGCATGACAGTTTCTGGCGGCTCTGTCATGGCTCATTACGAGTACATGGATATTCCCGGCATCGATCATCTGGGCCGCAACATCAGGAATCCCTGGACTGCGAAACAGCTTTCGAGCGCGGCGAACCAACTTGGGAAAAAACGGGCTGTGTGTGAGATTTTCGGCGCCGCCGGCCAGTCCATGACCTTTGAGGACATGAAGTGGATCGCCGATTTCAATCTAGCCCTGGGAGTCACTTTCCTCTGTCCTCACCTTACAGCTTTTTCACTCAAAGGCGAACGCAAGCATGACTTCCCCCCGACGTTCTCCTACCACCAGCCTTACTGGGATCACTTCCGTGCCGCATGCGATTATCTTGCCCGTGTTTCCTGGGCGGTGAGCCGGGGAAAATCGACGGCGCCGGTTCTGGTTCTCCACCCTCTCCTCTCGGCTTATGGCGTGCTTGATATAAATATCCCGGACGGCGGAGTGAAACTGCAGGCGGTGGAAAGCTCGTTCCGCGGCCTGGTCCGTGAACTCCTTGCCGAACACATCGAATTCGACCTGGGGGATGAGCGCATCCTCATCGCCCACGGCAAGGCTTCCGGAGGCCGGCTTTCTGTCGGCGAATCGCAGTATCGCTGCGTCGTGCTCCCCCTGGCCTATACCTGGCTCTCCTCCACCCTCGATCTCCTCGAATCGTTCACCGGAACGGTGATCATCCTTGGAGACATTCCCGCGCGGGTCAGCGGAGCAGAGAGCGAGCGTCTCCGTCTGTTTGCCGGGCGTCCTAATGTTTCCATTCTTCAAGATCTCCCGGCGGATGCAGTGAACCTTGTTGTCGAAAAAATCGGGCGCGATGTATCGGTCACAAGGCCGGACGGCGCACAGGCGCAAAATGTCCTGGTGAACCACCGGACGGAGGCCGCCGCGCACATTATTTTCCTCGCCAACACCGACCGCACCTCACCCCAGGACATTACGGTCGATCTCAACGCACTGGGAGGGACAGTGGAGATGGACCCGCTCACGGGGCGGGCATACCGGTATGCCTCGAAACTGGAATCGGGGCGCACGATCATCAAAACCTCGCTGCCTGCCGCCGGAAGCAGGATATTTCTCGTGGACCAGACCCAGACCTCGGTGGAAGGAGCGGAAATCCCTCAGCCGCCGGAAGAGGTCATTACCATCGAAGGCCCCTATGCTTTCCAGCGGCTTCATGACAATATCCTGACTCTGGACCGCTGCACTCTGGAGATCGATGGCAAGGTTCTTCTTAAAAATCAGCCGGTGTGGAAAGCCCGCAAATCAATCTGGCAGGCGACCGGCATCTCCGAATACGATGACTACCAGCCCTGGGTGCTGGAAATGAAGAATGTTCGCACCCGTACCAACAAGACCGTGTTCACGTTCACATTCACTGTGCAGAACATCCCGGAAAGGCTGGAGCTTGCCATGGAGAGCGCCGACAGGTTCACTGTGGAGGTCAACGGCAAACAGGTCGAAACCTCCGCCGGGAAGTGGCATATCGACCGCGCCATTTCCGGCTTCGCCATCGCCGAGCAGGTGGTGCAGGGGGTGAACACCATACGCGCTGTCACCGATTTCCTCTGGGACACCGAGATCGAAAATATTTATCTGGTCGGAGATTTCGCAGTAGGCCAAGAGGAGGAAGGATTCCCCGTAACCCGCGAGCCTGACACCCTTTCACTCGGCTCCTGGGTGGAGAAGGGATATCCTTTCTATTCCGGCACCATGATCTACAAGATGGAATTCGATCTCTCCGACATCGAGCAATACCGGCATGAACTCGACCTTTCCGGCGCGCGGGGGAGCACATTCTACATCACGGTGAACGGCGTCGAGATCGGCTCAGTCCCCTTCTCTCCCTGGCGCGGAGAGGTTACCAGCGCGCTTAAAAAAGGGTTGAACACGGTGGAGGTCGAGGTTGTCGGCACCCTCCGCAACACCCTCGGGCCTCTTCACCATACCGGGGGCGACAGCCTGGACTGGACCGGCCCCCGTGAATTCGAAGACGAGGAGCGCTGGACGGATTCCTATCAGTTTGCGCCGTATGGATTCATAGAGCCGCCGAAACTCATAAAGATCGGGTGA
- a CDS encoding MFS transporter — MYNENPVIPGTAHHSWRTTLAVTSLAQFLSGVGFSFVFPFFPFYFGELGLKTQKDVLLWFGYTSIAFGITMAVCAPLWGVLADRFGRKLMVIRSMLAGAVILGLMGLATSPWHILILRILQGMSTGTVTASVTLVSSVTPVENLGFSLGIVQTGLLLGNAVGPFLGGVLADHLGYRIPCGLAFIILSLGALLVALCATEKFTPHEDVKANGFKTIHGIIKTDGFTVILSIFFLIYVISTMIAPILPLFIQELSGNASNVATLTGTFIAVAGLLSGITSFYVGRLGDRFGHNRVLIISLVATGIFSIPQALANNLWVLFFERCLLGIAVGGIVPTVNALVSNTISRERVGSAYGLTSSVTCLGIGVGPLIGGGLAAAFGLRWPFVIMGVVSLVIAFSVQKMVSRRNGK; from the coding sequence ATGTATAATGAAAATCCGGTTATTCCCGGAACCGCGCACCATTCCTGGAGGACCACGCTGGCAGTAACCTCTTTGGCTCAGTTTTTATCAGGTGTGGGATTCAGCTTCGTTTTTCCTTTTTTTCCATTTTATTTCGGCGAACTCGGTTTAAAGACCCAGAAAGATGTTCTTCTCTGGTTCGGATATACCTCCATAGCCTTCGGGATTACCATGGCGGTATGCGCTCCCCTCTGGGGAGTCCTCGCCGACCGCTTCGGGCGCAAGCTCATGGTCATACGGTCCATGCTGGCGGGAGCAGTTATTCTCGGTCTGATGGGTTTGGCAACCAGTCCCTGGCACATTCTCATTCTGCGTATTCTACAGGGTATGTCCACCGGCACAGTGACCGCATCGGTAACCCTGGTATCAAGCGTCACCCCGGTGGAAAATCTCGGCTTCAGCTTGGGCATCGTCCAGACCGGCCTGCTTTTGGGTAATGCTGTCGGCCCATTCCTGGGAGGGGTACTGGCGGATCATTTGGGCTACCGAATTCCCTGCGGGCTGGCATTCATCATTCTGTCCCTTGGAGCATTGCTGGTCGCTCTCTGCGCGACCGAAAAATTTACTCCCCATGAAGATGTAAAAGCGAACGGCTTTAAAACAATCCACGGGATTATAAAGACCGACGGCTTTACGGTTATACTGTCCATCTTTTTTCTTATTTACGTGATTTCCACCATGATCGCCCCGATACTGCCGCTTTTCATTCAGGAACTTTCCGGGAATGCTTCCAATGTGGCAACGCTGACCGGTACTTTTATTGCGGTGGCCGGACTGCTTTCGGGAATCACTTCCTTCTATGTGGGCAGACTGGGGGATCGCTTCGGCCATAACCGGGTGCTGATCATCTCACTCGTCGCGACTGGCATTTTTTCCATTCCCCAGGCTCTGGCGAATAACCTGTGGGTGCTCTTCTTCGAACGCTGCCTTCTGGGTATAGCGGTGGGAGGAATCGTCCCCACCGTGAATGCGCTGGTCTCCAATACCATCTCCCGTGAAAGAGTGGGGAGCGCCTACGGTCTCACCTCAAGCGTCACCTGCCTCGGCATCGGGGTAGGCCCGCTCATAGGCGGAGGGCTTGCCGCTGCATTCGGTCTGCGCTGGCCTTTTGTAATCATGGGGGTGGTTTCCCTGGTCATCGCTTTCTCGGTGCAGAAAATGGTAAGCCGTCGAAACGGCAAATAA